The stretch of DNA TATTTTCTTCCGGCATAAGCTACTTCCTTCATAGAATGTATTTCTCTACGCAATTCCTGTATCTATTAATTACGAAAAGACTGTCTACTGTTAATAATGAATTAGATTATAAGAAATTTCAAATTTGTTTTGTTTATTATAGTAGAAAGATTTTTACATATGTCTGGAGTGCTTTAAAAGCATCATAATCCCTCAGCAAACATCGATTTTTTGGGGGAGATTGCTTTAGAAAATAGTATTTTGCAACCGGCAGTGCACTTCTTAATAAATGATGGCAAGCTAGCGACATCTCGAGTCAAGATGTCTTTGTTATTTTCCAAATAACGCCTGTTCCAGGTACTGCTGACTCTTCTGTAAATAAGCCAAAGTCAGAGACATACAGTGCGCCATCAGGACCGAAAACGGCATCAATGGGCCGTTCTAATCCGCCTCCATTTGTATCGGATGCAGCCAGACCTGTTCGATTTATTGCAAAAATATGAATCTGCCCTGTTTGCATGTCGATACGGGAAACGCGATGGCCCACATAGGGAAGCGGTATCCCTCCTGTTGTCTCTGGGTCTTCAGCTCCAAACTCCGCGATAAAAACATCCCCTACTGGTCCAAATTCAGGATTCTCATTAAAACTGAACCCCATTGTTGCGGAGTGAGAAGGGAATGAAGCCACAGGCATTGGTGGTTGCATAGGATGTTCTGCTAATAAGAAAGCAGGTTGAGGTTTTCCTTCCGGTTTAAATTGTGGCATTGTAACCGGCAATCCTCCGGTAAAATCCGGAAATCCATACCAGAATCCAGGACGAATCCACTGAAATTCATCCGGGGAGTTGGCCACTGGACGACTTCCGCGAACATCCATCCCATGATTGGACGCAAACAATCGATTGAATCGATCGAATCGCAATCTGAAAGGATTTCTTAGACCCCATGCCACCAACTCAAGCTCAGAGCCATCTGGATTGGCACGTAATATACTTCCGCTAGCACGAATGATTCCATCCACTGTGTTCCCGGGATAGGTTTCAACCCCAAAAGGAACAAATGCGCCAGTTGTCACAACACGGTCTGGAAATGCCTCTAAAAATCCTGATGTTTGAAAGTTAGAGCCATTTAAAGTCACCCTTGAACCGGGGTAATCATGAAAGAATGGATGTTCTTTTACCCAGGAGTTGTCCTTTCCTACAACCCCACTATTGGTCGCAGTTCCTTGCCCAAAATACATTTTTCCATCAGGGCCAAATACCACTCGATTATTATGATGATCACCAATACTGGGGAGCCCTTCAATAATATCCACCTTCGTCCCATCAGGCTGAATAATCGTTACGTAACCTCGATGCGCAACATAAATGTTGCCTTGGTATTCAGTAATCCCAGTTAGAGGAGGATTAAATCCATCACCTATAACAATAAAACCTTGTTGCGTTAGTTTTAACACCTTTCCGTTCCCATCCGTGATACCGGAATCGGCAACCAGCAATTCCCCTTTGCTTGTAAAGGTTATATTTATGGGAGTTGTTAAACCATCCGCGAATACTTCAATGTCATAACCGGGTGGCAACAGGATGTCACTCGGATCTAGTTTTCGTTCAGGCATTGACACCTTTCCCCTCTCTTCATTTTCTCTATCAATTTATTCAACCATTGGGCATTCTGGCACTCATTTCATTCTTTTTTATAGTATATAAAAAGACTTTGTGAAATAAGGAAATTAACAGAGGGATGGAATTCGGTGAAATTTAGAACTATAAGGAGAGAGACAGTGTATTTTAATAAGCCTATCCCGTCGCATCCAAAGGACATTCACCAGGTTTTCGAGAGTTGGTCACTTACAAAAAAATTAATGTTTTCAGCATTGATGGCAGCACTTGCAGCCATTTTGCAATCTGCAGGGGGGCTGTTTCCAGGTATCGGCTATGCTTTCAGCCCTCTTGCTACAGCACCGATTTTTTTAGGTGCACTGATCTCATTCCGTTCAAGCATGTTGATTTACTTTTCAACAATTTGTTTATTATTAATAATTCAACCAAGCGAATTAGTGATTTTCCCCTTTACTACGGGGTTACTCGGAATTGGCCTCGGATGGACGTTCCTCGCTTTAAATCGGCGTCTAGGAATAATATTCTTGAATGGTTTACTATTGTTTATTGGCATTTGCATTCCATTGTACGGGTTCGGCTTCCCTGTTTTCGGTCCCACTGTTTCTTCTTCATTTAATATGACGACTTTAATGATTATTTTTGGATTTTCACTTTTCTACAGCTGGTTATGGTTAGCTATTGGTTTATTTTTGCTTCGAAAAATTAGGATGATTATAGCTTTGGAATAAGAGGCGTTCTTTTCTTAGCTAGCTTTAACAAAACATATAAAAGAGAGAAAAGGCCTTTCATAAGTTCAATGAACTCACGAAAGGCTTCTTAATTTACAATCGGTTATATCAGTGACATTTCCATCTACATAAAATAAATCATCTCCTGCATAGCTAAAAGCTGTGCTAGGGATGGGCTTATTCTAGTCGCCGAATTGTCACTAATAAACGGTGTATCTTATTTCATTTAATATTTTGTTCTTTATAAAAAAATAAAGGCTGAAACTCAATATAGAGTTTCAACCTTTATTAAATATCATTTTAATTCAATTACCGGCCTAGGAATTTCTTCTTCTCCAGAAATTGAGATTACGTCAGAGTTACCTTTATTAATTCCCAAAAATAATATACTTATAATTGCAAAAAGCATTAATTTCTTTTTCATCTCACAAATCCTCCCATTTTAAAAACTTATTTTTTAATAGTAATGCCTCACTTGCAAGTTGATAATAAACTCCTGAATTCTTCAATTTTTTATTCAAATAATAATATTTTGCAAGTAGAACTGCATATTTATAAACATGACGATAGTCTTTTTTCAATTCAAAGTATTTTATAGCTTTAATTAATATATTTGTAAATTCAGTACCACCAACCTGCTCTGCTTCAAAGATCTTGAAATGATAATAATAAGAAAGATTCTTTTCCTTTGCTTTAGAATACATTTCAAGTCCTTTTTCACACCACATCAAAATGTTTTCAGGACTTTTTAGTTTTGAATATTCTTGAATAATGGATAAAATCGTTACGTAATAACCTTCAGTAGTCTTCTTGCAATCCATACTAGACAAAAAGTATTCGATGGCTTTATTTGACTCACCTTGTATTGTGAATAATGTCCCTAAATTCTGTGTAATAATTCCCTCAAAATCAAATAATCCACGATCTTTTAGTAATCTATAAGCTGCTTGAAAGCTTTCTTCGGACTCTTTGTATTTATAATTTCTTTTATAACTAATTCCAATGGAAATATAACAATCAATGGCCCTGTTAAATAATAAAAGGTCACGGTATATATTTAGCGCCTTTCGAGCAAACTCGATTGTACTATAATTATAATTATTTACTAGGTAACAAATCGCCATGACATTGTACAGATCCGCTAATTCCCAATTTTCTAATACTATTGTTTTTTGATCTTCTAACGCCTGCTCAATGTATTCTACTGATTGAAGATATTCATCCGTGTAGAATGATTTTAGTGATTTATTGATATTGAAAACGCACTTTTGATAGTTTGTTAAATTCTCTTCATGATGTTCTATAAACTCAAACAAAGATTCTACACAAGACATTTCTTTACCACTTATTAAATACAATCTAGACAGAAAGAGTACGGAATTGATAGAGTATACCTGGTTTTTAAAAATAGTTCTCTTCTCTTCAATTTTGACGATTTCATTTGAAATAGACTTATGATTTCTATAGATTATTGCTGTTTTATAGAGCTCTTTAATTGAATTAAAAGTTGAAATTTCTTCTTCATCACTAACTTCAGTGATAGTTATAGAAAGTCTATTTAATAAGTTAACTAGGATTTCATCGCTTGGGACAAGTTGATTATTTTCAACTTTACTTAAATAAGATATCGAACATATGCCTTTTGCTAAATTCAATTGCTTAATCCCTTGATCAACTCTTGCTTGTTTAATAATCAATCCTATATTCTTCATCTATGCTCCTTTGCGAAATTGTAAATTGTAAGTGAAATACACGAAAATTGAGAACTATTAAACAATTATAATTATACCAATAAATAGAACTTTGGTAAATGTTTGTATTAATTTAAGTGAATTTTTACTATAAAAGGGATTAAAGTATATAAATTTACAATAAAAAAACGAACCATCCGCAGAATGGTTTGTTTTTTTTTTGATATATTAAATCCAATAAAAATAAGGTCAACCAGTAAAAACTGGTTAAACTTATAATACGAAGCATTCGTTGATTGAAGTTATAACATCATTCTTTTTCTTTGATACGATTTAAATGGTTTCTTAATTTTTCCCCATAACTATTTTCTACAATTACTTATGTCAGATTGACCCAAAGGCAAGCTCTTGGGTCAATCTTTCAACTTATCATTCTAGTTCTGAAACGGTTACAAACTCATATCCTTCACTTGTTAAATAAGCAAGCACACTGTCTAATCCTTGAGCAGTCGATAAATGAATATCGTGCATTAATACGGTACTGCCGTCATGGACGCTACTTTTTACAGACGTTAAAAGTTGAGCAGCATCACGGTGTTTCCAATCGAGTGTATCTACATCCCACAAAACAACGGGTAATTGCATCACGTTTAACATGTCATCCTTGAAAGCACCGTAAGGAGGACGAAAAACAGTTGGTGCTTGTCCAGTGGCTTGTTCGATGATGTTATTTGTCCTTGAAACTTCTTTTGTAATCGAATCCGTCGCCATTTTAGTTAAGTTTGCATGGGTCCAAGTGTGGTTGCCGAGCTCATGGCCAGCAGTCAACACATCTTTCGCGATCTCCGGGTAAGATTCTACTCGACTGCCTAGCATAAAGAATGTTGCTTTTGCATCATACTTCGCTAGAGTGGCAAGGATTTGCGGCGTTACTTTTGGATCTGGACCATCATCAAACGTTAGGGCGACTTGCTTCGTATCCGTTTCTACAGGTTGAACATCATCACTGTCATCCGGTTCTTCTGCAGGTTCTTCTGTAGGTTCTTCAATCGGTTCTTCTTCTGCTTCATCTGAAACTTCTTCAACAGGAGGTTTTGGTAATACTTCTACATCCGGTTTATAAGGCGCTACTAATTGTTCAGTTAGCGCAGCAAGTGGCACGGCAATAACCGGTGCACCTGCGGCATCACTAGCGATTTCGTACTCATCGAAATATATGACGAGCGAATCGTCTATGAGGGCAAAGTTCTCGAAGTTGCTCCACTTCGGTTCGGTAGCCAACATCATGTCTTCTTCTAGGACTCTATTTGTTAAGCTTGGATCTTTCTGAATTCCATCTCGTACAAGTGATGAAAGCTTTACAAGCTTAGATTCGTCATGTCCAAATAAATCAGCAACCTCAATAATTTCACCTGAATCCGGGTCAAAATGAATGGTGTTAAAATTGGTAAAACCATTTGCACCGCCTAAATATGTTCCGGAAATCATAACAAATGAATACGATCCGGATGCATGTGGAAATGTTTCGAAAGCAATGTTCAACTCTCCAGGAGTCTTACTACCGATTCGCTTATTTTCTTCCATTGCAATTAAATAAGTATCCCGTTGTTCATCTATGTATTTTTTGACACGATCATTAAATGAGACTACTTTACTTTGTGGATACTGAATGGCATAAGGAGAATAGTCATCTTTTTTAACTTCAGTTGTAATAAGTATTCCAGGAAAAGCTGATTCTATCGTTGACACATCTTTTTTTACTTCTGGGGCGTGTCCGTTGTTTGTATTTTGTTTTGCATCGCTCTCTGTTGAGTATCCGAGAAAAATGAGGGTCATACTCAGAAATACAATCATACTGATACAGGCAACATCAATCCAGGGTCCGCGTTTCTTACTTTTGGATCTGGTCATTATCTCTAATTCTCCTTTTGTTAGTTATACGGCTTGAACGTAATGGTACAGACGTGAGTTCATAAATAGGGGAAAGACCTGTGCAACTCGAAATCCTAGCCGTCTGAGGTTTTTGTAAACACCTCAACGGCAGTTCGATTGCAGGTTGGGGCAGGACTTGCCAGCTATTTAGCAACACGAAATCCGCAACACATTTAGGAAATCTGATTGCGATTTGAAAAATGATGACTTTTAGGTGACTATTTAATGTAGTTGTTGCTGACTAAGGCATCCGAAAGAATATCAGATGGAATAATAAATTCAATAATGCCCATAGCCCCAGGAGCAACTTCATATTTATCAAATGAAATGACTAATTGATTGTCTTTATTAATATAAAAGTTTTGTTTGCTACTAATCTTATCAAACAATCCAATCGTCGTTTCATCCCCTTCATCTCGAAACCAATATAACTTGTTTTCGTCATGTTTCATTTGTTCTTTCATTTGCTCTTTTATGTTCTCACTAATCAAATTAATATATGTTTCATCTTTAAACAGTAATGGAAGGGTTAATAAGATTTCATTTTTCTTATCAATGGTGTCATATGTCATGGTTGTAGATGAAGATCCAACGGTATTCACTACGTACCTTCCAATCGATAAAATATTATCCGTGTCTGTCTTTATTTCATAGCCACTATCTATTCCTAAGTGACCTCCATTTTCTTTTTTCATCTCGTCCATTTCTTTCGTAAACGTATCATAGAGTTGTTTGTTTTCGTTCAAATATTTTTGATTTAAACTATTTTCAAGATCCTTGTTTTTTAAGTTAGAAACAGCAGGAACCTTTAAATGTGCCTGATAAGTTTTTTCATCTACAGTGTATTCAGTAAATGTCAGGACATCTACTAAATTTCCAACAATCGGAACATCAGACAATGTTTTCGCAAATGTTGGGCTACTATTTATGGAGAGAATAAAAATAGCAGATGCAGCTAAACCAATTACTGATTTAAATGGAAATTTTCTTACGCTAGAACGACTAATTGCGTTCGCTACGATGAAATCCAAATTATCTGGAATCGGGATGTTCTGGTAATCAGATTTTAATTCTTCTAATTTTTTATCCAATATCATTTTCCTCCTAAAAATAAGATCATGCCATTTGAATTCGGAGTAATTTTAGAGCTTTGGTTAATCGTGTTTTAATGGTATTTGGGTTTTCGTTTAATATTTCTGCGACTTCTTCTATTTTTAAATCTTCAAAATAGCGAAGAACAATCACACTTCGGTATTTTAGAGAAAGAGATTCTAAAGCTCTTTCTAAATCAATATTTGAATACTGATTTTCTACTCCATCAGCGTATGACTCAAGTGCTTCTTCATCAACAAACATTAACTTTTTCTGTTTTTTTAAAAAATCTAGTGATGTATTCACTACTATTCGATAAAACCAACTTTTTATATATTGTTCATTCTTTATGTGTCGTTTTGATGAAATGGCTTTTTGTATAGAATCTTGTAGTATATCTACTGCATCATTTTCATTTTTCACATAACTATACGCTAATCTATAAAAAGCTTCTTTGTTATCGGTTATACATTCTACAAGTTTCTTTTCTATGTGCAAATTCCCCTTCATCTAAAAAGCTCCTTTCTTAGAAGGTGTTCTATAAATAAGTCGTATTAGTTTAAAATAGTTTTAATTATATAAAATAGACTTCAACAAAACAGTTCTACTTATGTATTCTTGCTAAGAAGGTTAGCAAGGGTGTTATTAATCAAAGGACTTCCTTAAAAAGGAAAAATCCATTGAACAGTTAATTGGGCAGATTATTGAGTATTTACAATGTAATACCCAATAATGCACTCATTAAAATTGTAGCTGATGCGATTGTTCCGATTATTATTTCTTGTGTTTTATAAAATCTCCTTTGTGTTGTTCAATTTAAAACCTTTACATATATTAGACGAACGAAGTATGTAAATAGTTTTGATTATTTTTTATTTATATTTTTCCAATTCCCTATTATCTTCTCAAGTTCATACAAAATAAAATTCGTAATGTCACTGCGGATCATTATAATAAATATGAATAATTTAGTGGAAATGTGGGAGATTCAGTTAGATGAAATTGAACATTGGCGGGCCGATGCTAAGACCTTTATGAGAAAAGTGGAACAGTATGCAACCGGTATTGTAGAGGAGGCCAAAACCTTAAAGGTGGGGGCAATAGATTTTGAGGAATCGTTAGGAAACTGTCCAGGTTGTGGAGAGCCAATACGACAGTCTGAAAAACGGTATTTCTGTTCTTCTGCAAGCGGCTGCACCTTTTATATTTAGAAAACTCAATACTTCAAAAATGTGACACCTAAAATGTTAGCGATGCTATTGACAAAAAAGAAAACAAATACGCTTTCCTTTAAATCTAAGACTGGTACTTACAAAGCCGTTTTGACACTTGAAATGCCTGTAACCGAAGGGCAACTTGTTCGAGTGTTCAAATAAGATGGTTTTTTGCACCTCTTCATATCCCATTATAGTATTAAATCAAAGTTCACTAAGTATTTAACCACATTGTTGACAACAAAAAACGAAATATAAGAGTGCGAATATGTTCAGTAACATATGGTACGAAATCAGCTTTCTATCTATGGGATTCAAGGCTTGGAAAGAACGAAAGTCAGTAGGAATACAAAGAAAAGGCTATGTGAAAATTTACGATTATACTAAACGCAAATGAACAGTACGAGTTCAACGATACGCACACCAAGATACGAATATTCTTTGTCTTAAAGAATGGGTACTTCAAGACAAAGAATAATGTTCTTAGGATAAATTATTAAATATCGGGACACGCTTTAAAACCACATCTTGGCGGAAACTTATCGCTTGTATCAAAAGGTGTTGCACCTAGTGCTGAAGTTGATCCCATAAGAATAACAGACAGCAAGAAAGCAGATAGAATTTTCTTTTTCATATTAACTCCTCCTTTCTGAATATTTAATCTATTATAACATTACAAAAATGGGAATAGTAGGGAATAAAGAATGAAAATAACTTCTAAATTCGACATAATATGTCAATTGTAATGTCGAAGGAGAAAAATGAACTATCACGTTTTCGAACATGACGGATTCAAACTGAACCTTTATGTTTTCGGCACAAGATTTAACAGATTTTGTGGACCTTTGGAATTCCGGCATTAGTGCTGAACGATACGCATCATTGACAGAATACGGTGTACCATACGACAATTTGGCGTCTAGTCATTCAAATTATAACGATGAACCGAACACGGAAGGATTAGCATACATCAATAATTCCGAGGGTCATATAGAGAGCAATATAGCCGAGATAGAAGAAGTGTTTCTTCATTTTGTTAACAAATAATAGTTCGCAGGATAACTAGATGTAATCTTTGAAAAAAGTTTGATTAAAATTTAGCGAGCATCCTCAATTTCTAGGTAAAAAATAAACCGCGTATTTTGAACAAAGTTTGATCAAAATACGCGGTTTCACCTGTTTATTGCTATTCATTTTTATAAAAAAGATTGATTATTTCAGAAATCGAATCTTCAACTAAAGCCCCCGTTAGTTTAATAAGAAATCTCTTTCTACTTTTGCAAAATCAGTCCATAATTCATTTTCATTTACCTTGTTTTTTTCTTTTTTTAATCTTTTTACCATTAACTCTAATGCTTCTTTTAGGTTATCAATAAGATAAATTCTAATATCTTTTGCATTAATACCTTCCCTCTTGACCGTGGCATCCCAACATGAAATGAAACGGAGTCGTGAAGAACAACAAAAGGCTGTTACTTCAAATTAGAAAGATAATGGTTAGTGCTTACTTAAAAAACCCAAATGTGTCTAGGGAGAGTTGTTCAGATTGCGGTCAACGTTTAGAGTCTAATGAAACATTTGAAGCCTATGGCAGAATTTATTGTGGACCATGCTATCAGTCCAAATAAGAGCTGAAATGATAAAAAAAAAGAGTCCTGAACTGATCAGGACTCCCAAAGCAAATTGAATTAAGGTGTAACTCCAAGTTCTCTTAAAATATCATCTAATCTTTTACTCTTCACATGATCTGCAGGTTTTGGCGTGTTTTCTACATCTGGATTTACTTTTAAGTAGTTGGTTTTGACAAATCCGATGTCTGTTGCATTAACAATACCATCAAAGTTAATATCTGCTTCGCGTTTATTTGTGCTCCAAGCTTCTTGAATCGCCAGTGCATCGTAAATGTCGATTACTTGGTCTTGGTTTACATCACCTGCTACTGCTTCTTTGTTTTCAATGTACATATATTGCCCATACCACACACCGTTGCGTAAGAAGCCAACTTTTTGATTTTTTTGTATCGTAATAAAGTGCCCGGGTAGGTG from Paenisporosarcina sp. FSL H8-0542 encodes:
- a CDS encoding helix-turn-helix transcriptional regulator, which gives rise to MKNIGLIIKQARVDQGIKQLNLAKGICSISYLSKVENNQLVPSDEILVNLLNRLSITITEVSDEEEISTFNSIKELYKTAIIYRNHKSISNEIVKIEEKRTIFKNQVYSINSVLFLSRLYLISGKEMSCVESLFEFIEHHEENLTNYQKCVFNINKSLKSFYTDEYLQSVEYIEQALEDQKTIVLENWELADLYNVMAICYLVNNYNYSTIEFARKALNIYRDLLLFNRAIDCYISIGISYKRNYKYKESEESFQAAYRLLKDRGLFDFEGIITQNLGTLFTIQGESNKAIEYFLSSMDCKKTTEGYYVTILSIIQEYSKLKSPENILMWCEKGLEMYSKAKEKNLSYYYHFKIFEAEQVGGTEFTNILIKAIKYFELKKDYRHVYKYAVLLAKYYYLNKKLKNSGVYYQLASEALLLKNKFLKWEDL
- a CDS encoding polysaccharide deacetylase family protein — encoded protein: MTRSKSKKRGPWIDVACISMIVFLSMTLIFLGYSTESDAKQNTNNGHAPEVKKDVSTIESAFPGILITTEVKKDDYSPYAIQYPQSKVVSFNDRVKKYIDEQRDTYLIAMEENKRIGSKTPGELNIAFETFPHASGSYSFVMISGTYLGGANGFTNFNTIHFDPDSGEIIEVADLFGHDESKLVKLSSLVRDGIQKDPSLTNRVLEEDMMLATEPKWSNFENFALIDDSLVIYFDEYEIASDAAGAPVIAVPLAALTEQLVAPYKPDVEVLPKPPVEEVSDEAEEEPIEEPTEEPAEEPDDSDDVQPVETDTKQVALTFDDGPDPKVTPQILATLAKYDAKATFFMLGSRVESYPEIAKDVLTAGHELGNHTWTHANLTKMATDSITKEVSRTNNIIEQATGQAPTVFRPPYGAFKDDMLNVMQLPVVLWDVDTLDWKHRDAAQLLTSVKSSVHDGSTVLMHDIHLSTAQGLDSVLAYLTSEGYEFVTVSELE
- a CDS encoding DUF3298 domain-containing protein, with protein sequence MDKKLEELKSDYQNIPIPDNLDFIVANAISRSSVRKFPFKSVIGLAASAIFILSINSSPTFAKTLSDVPIVGNLVDVLTFTEYTVDEKTYQAHLKVPAVSNLKNKDLENSLNQKYLNENKQLYDTFTKEMDEMKKENGGHLGIDSGYEIKTDTDNILSIGRYVVNTVGSSSTTMTYDTIDKKNEILLTLPLLFKDETYINLISENIKEQMKEQMKHDENKLYWFRDEGDETTIGLFDKISSKQNFYINKDNQLVISFDKYEVAPGAMGIIEFIIPSDILSDALVSNNYIK
- a CDS encoding RNA polymerase sigma factor, with product MKGNLHIEKKLVECITDNKEAFYRLAYSYVKNENDAVDILQDSIQKAISSKRHIKNEQYIKSWFYRIVVNTSLDFLKKQKKLMFVDEEALESYADGVENQYSNIDLERALESLSLKYRSVIVLRYFEDLKIEEVAEILNENPNTIKTRLTKALKLLRIQMA